The Marinomonas profundi DNA segment ATAACCCAGCAAACTAACGCGATAATCTTGATAGACAAAATTCTCGCCAACGATGCGACCCTCCAACAAATTCATGCTCGGCGAACCAATAAATTGCGCCACAAATAGGTTACAAGGTTTATGGTAAATATCGGCAGGCGTGCTGAGCTGCTGAATCTCACCATTCTTCATAATCGCAATGCGATCCGCCAAAGTAAGCGCTTCCACCTGATCGTGGGTGATATACACCATGGTATTTTTCAATTTCTGATGCAGACGTTTAATCTCTACTCGCAAATCCGCACGCAGCTTGGCGTCTAGGTTGGATAACGGCTCGTCAAATAAAAACACCTCCACATCTCGCACCAAGGCTCGGCCTATCGCCACCCGTTGACGCTGTCCGCCAGACAATTCGGAGGGCTTACGCTGCAACAATGGCTCTATTTGCAAGATTTTAGCGGCACGGTCGACACGCTCACGAATCTCATCTTTCCCCATGCCTTTAACTTTTAAGCCAAAAGACAAATTCTTTTCCACCGTCATTTGCGGATACAAGGCATAAGACTGAAAGACCATACCAATGCCACGATCTTTGGGTTCTTCCCAGGTCACATTGCGATCATTGATCCAGATTTGCCCGGCGCTGATATCCAACAAACCGGCAATGCAATTAAGCAAGGTAGACTTACCGCAGCCTGATGACCCTAAAAGCACCAAAAACTCGCCTTTTTTAATATCCAAATTAAGCTGTTTTAAAACATGAGCATCCTGATATTTAAGGTCCAATTCTTTAATCGATATACTGTTGTTCATCGTCTTTACCCCTTCACTGCGCCCGCGGCAATGCCACGCACAAAATATTTTCCAGACAACAAGTAAATAGCCAAGGGCACCAGCGCCGTGAGAATCGTTGCCGCCATATTGACGTTGTACTCACGCACCCCAAAGGTGGTGGCCACAATATTATTTAGTTGCACCGTCATTGG contains these protein-coding regions:
- a CDS encoding ABC transporter ATP-binding protein, whose product is MNNSISIKELDLKYQDAHVLKQLNLDIKKGEFLVLLGSSGCGKSTLLNCIAGLLDISAGQIWINDRNVTWEEPKDRGIGMVFQSYALYPQMTVEKNLSFGLKVKGMGKDEIRERVDRAAKILQIEPLLQRKPSELSGGQRQRVAIGRALVRDVEVFLFDEPLSNLDAKLRADLRVEIKRLHQKLKNTMVYITHDQVEALTLADRIAIMKNGEIQQLSTPADIYHKPCNLFVAQFIGSPSMNLLEGRIVGENFVYQDYRVSLLGYEFIDQGNHDESAYLGIRPEHLALEPRDGYVQLTSAPIDILEPMGDETIVWFDFMERKWSVKVHGDHQLTWGAEVDIYLDPKKAHLFSQQSEARL